GGGCAAAGCGCTGCAACTTGAAATAACCGGACAACAACTGCTGCTCCAATCCGGgatagtaaataatataagaagataattaaaattattaacatttattttataaagatttaaaattaattgttaagcGACAAATCAACGTCTTCCAATtctgttattaattttcttgcaaTTTcgtgatttaattatttcattttagtataaatttattaaaatttttttcatttttctttgaTATTAGCTTTCATTGATTatgaataattgtttttttgatttttaaaatatcaaaatattgtATGGGTGATGAAGCTTTAAGTAATGTCTGTGATAGGGTTTTTCGTACCTGAGATTACTATTTTctcatataaaataaaatattaaaatataatattatagaagtTAACTTGTTATGTTTAAGAAGCTTTTTAGCCTTACCACATTTATATattgatttgataaaaaaaaaatccacatttttaaaaaacactgattattatttttgaataaaataatcgttAAATATAACCATAAccatttttgatttattatttatagaatttaagTAATCCTTATAATTTCCCAAATCATTAAAACCTCATTCTTATCACTTGGcactttaattagtcataaGTTGTAAGTTGTAAGTAGTGATAACTTGTATACAGTTAAGTATTCTATTATATtcataatgatgataatatataaatttctattaaaatgTACCTACGTAGTACGTACatatactaataataatgataacacAGGTAGTCAATTACCACGTCTGGCACACTCAATTGAGTGATTAATGCctagataaattaatatcttatGCAGCAGTGGattcattttatattaatagtaatatacTCATCTTTTAATACTTTAGAATATTTAGTCGCCGtcatctatattttttataaattattttttctatgatcaagaattaaaattaaaaaattattaaaataaaactagcaaccttgcagtcactatgtgactgccgtgacttgtgaactataaataaataaaattttactttattgaataatgacttttgttaaattgcactgtactttcttaaatattgacgtttttaaaaatataagctcatcttgatgttacactcatcaagagctttcatttgagtgcccacatgcattttgatatattttttatatatacataaatatatgaaaaattgatgtgggtactcaaatgaaaggtcttgatgagtgtaatgtcggggtgagcttatatcttcaaaaatgtcaatagttaacaagaaacgaggtcatttcttaattatgtatttagagataaagcattttttaatcgtctaaatacttatcataataaattgactatccgtgagaatgatatgaaactttgaaaaggcacaaattcaaatcaatatCTTTgcatacagaaaaaaaaatgttcttaaatcaagtatatatttttgaagagctcaatattcttggtttgagtagaaaaattcttgatttaagaaaattttacttaattcaagaaattttcgtcttgattcaagacaattaccctcttcaaaattacattcttggttcaagaatttttctcttgaatcaagttaattttttttttctgtgcaatgacactaaatttcacgaaaaaaccgattttatcatttgactacacggaaagaacaataacCAACTGCACATACTCGTATAGTATACTCCTTGAtatctatagtgaaaaaaaatttcagactatagtcaatatccttcaaaatatactaaattatttttggactgtactcagtgaaatcttcgatttaatcgattaatttttctggttatatcACGTAAAATTTCACgggatataatctgaaaaattatttcgtgtaaattaaattatactcggttgaaatttggattatgcccacggtgactccgccattttttttttctaacgcCTGCGCGTAAAGTGCTGTTTATAATTTGTGAGTTATAGTCAATCAGCATATtggacattaattaaaatatagtcAGTGAATTATATGAGTGTGtgactatttatatattttgataggtaaaaatatttttttcttagcctAACATTTTTAAGTTCGAAAAgtctaagaaaagaaaaaaaagatttttaaccCCAAATTATCGGAAAAATTGTGCTTTAATGCTccttaaatgtttttaatgtatgtaataattatttaaaacaatatttgactaacctaatttttaaaatagataatAGATATGATAATGCTAAGTGCGCAGGCGCTAGGAAAAAAATTGGCGGAGTCACCGTgggcataatccaaatttcaaccgagtataatttaatttacatgaaataatttttcagattatatcccgtgaaattttacgcgatataaccagaaaaattaatcgattaaatcggagacttcactgagtacagtccaaaaataatttagtatactttgaacgatattgactatagtctgaaattttttttcactatagataTCACGGAGTATACTATACGAGTATGTGCAGTTGgttattgttctttccgtgcaTCCtatacacaaaatttttcttattctcttaataatatagttaaTATATTGTTATGTcctagacatttttttaattttcattattttttatattttcttgttttatttttatctctcaTTTATTTccgtttaaatattattacagtaaaatttattttccttaTGACTCAACGTGAGTATTTAGGTAGTTCAAAACGTGTTTGAAACTACGGTCGGCGCAATGCAAACAATGATTTTAGATAACAGTCGCCTGCATGAGCCACGTTGAATGgaattataaagaatttttgagtatcacataaaataattttagagaatatcaactagaaatattaatagtacaacgaataatttaagaaatatttaatacgaCTGTTTAATTCAGAATGATTGAAagtctttaaaaatatgagaGTTAACAATAAACTCAACAaatatagttattaaatactgaaggtaaaataaagtaataaggGAGATTTAAGATATATTATATAAGAATAAAAGGATTTAAGCTAAaagatgaattattttttttttataaagtgaAGATGTTTGAAAAATCAACGTACTGAATAAATTTAGGAAATAATGTAACAAAATAGTTTCAAATAGAACATAAAATATTGTGCGCATAAGAATAaatgtgtttgtgtgtgtattGATGTGCCTATACATGGACAGATGTATATACCACTAACTTTAGGAATATACCTATACCCTTGTAAGAGATAACACACAAGATAGTCGATGCACAGCTAGTTTCCCGGAACATTTAGAGAGAGGGTGGAAGTCCCAAACTAGAGAGCTAATTGGATACATTGTCCCCCTACTGTTTCAATTATCGGACCCACCTAAACTCTCAGCCCCGGAAAACTGTCGTCGTATCGCTCTCTCGTGTCTAGGACATCCTAGTGTTAACATCGTCCTaagaatattcaaattaaatacaaaaaaaataaaatcaataattacaccaatctataaatattaaaatcgtaaatcaagaataaagtgttaattaaaatcagttgtagtgaaaattataaaattaattgaaagcGACAAACCaggtataattttaaaacattacttaTTGTGTTAAACGGATTCAAAACTAAACATTGTAtataaactgtaatttttaagcgATAATTTGATTCTTAaacaatatatgtattaaatttaaactacaAATCTAATCATTAAAACAAAACCTAtctttctcaataaattaagtcTCAAGAGTTCCCGGTCTATAGGTCTTAATCGACTTGGGCcgaatactaaattatttacaaaaaaaagtccAAATTCCGGAcgtaacaatattattaatcaaactatttattgaaatatttttatgcaatGGACTTCTTTAGCAGAGTGTGTCGATTATCATGCTCTCATAAATTACTCCAAATTCTCGGCCTTCATCCacctaaataaaaattaataaatatccaCATAATATTAGCACAAAAGTATTTACATGCACTTAAATCAGCATTGCAATgatataatcatttaaatttaagtaaacataaaaccacatttaattaacaatacgttattttatttaaatttattataaatgtaactcattattatcattattacaaaattatttttacttttattaacaATCGTGTATACACATGTATTTGCTCAccaattatttacttatattttaatcaatcGAAACAAATATAGATAAGAAATAACtcttaatatttttgtcaattaCAATAGTTTCTTTTAccaattgtaattttcaagATCACTGAACTGTATAATAATAAGATTTACtacaaatttatatattcaCTATGTATTTtacaaacaataaatttatttttcatttttgttattCTATCTGTTACAGTTATCAGCAGCTGAACAATCATAAGATGCCAAGCTCTTACCCTTGACTTATCCAGCTACTTCATAAAGGTAAACAGATTTTCAATAGTTCCTCGATATATATTTAAGTTAAAACAGCGAGTATAAATTAATCAAGTATGCTTCGTCATTTGTTTTGATAGTCGCTCACAGTTGACACAGTTGAAGCTTtggtaaattaatttgtaaagaatATACCTCGATATCGATATTGATAACAATCATGGACGTAATATCACGTAGCTACAATCATCACGTACTAGttaatagtaataacaatagtaatagTACTAGCAATAGTACTAGCAACGACAATAGCGAAAGTAATAATCTAGACGAATTAGACCTCGAAGAAGAAATAGACCTCGATCCCGATTTTGACGATGAGGACACTCAGGATGAGACGCCGGACAGGAGTGAGTCGATACCCACCATCACAGATTCCGAGTCGACGGAAGACATCAGAAAATTTCCCTTGCGTCGCAGTTTGTTTCCCTTCGTACCGCCGTATATCATATTTAATGCGTTCGATTCTCCTGGACATGAGCTACCATCCTCGCTGGTGAAGCATCTCAAGTGGAAGCTGAGCTGCATAACGCCGATACTGGTAAAAAAAACTGTGATGAACTCAGGATTTCGGTTGCTGAAAAATACCGACGACTGGGTGGCCATTTGGGGGAAACAGATGAAGTCAAATTGCTTTAAGTCGCTGAAGGACCACCAGAAGTTCAATCATTTTCCGGGTACATTCCAGCTCGGGCGTAAAGACCGTCTGTGGCGCAATCTTAGTAGATTCATGAGCAAGTACGGGAAGAAAGAGTTCAACTTTGTACCGCGCACTTACGTGTTGCCCCAGGACTTGCGTAATTTCCGTCAGGTTTGGGAAAAGAGTGGTGGCAAGGAAAAGTGGATTATAAAACCACCGGCTTCAGCGCGTGGAACGGGGATTCGTGTCGTCCATCGCTGGTCTCAGATTCCCAAAAAACGCCCGCTGATTGTTCAACAGTATCTGTCAAAGCCTCTTCTAATCGACGGGGCTAAATTTGACTTACGTTTGTATGTTCTTATTTCGAGCTTAAATCCTCTGAGGATATACATTTATCCCGACGGACTGGTGCGTTTTGCCTCTGTTAAGTACAGCGATGATATAAACTACCTCAGCGATCGTCTCATGCATCTAACAAACTacagtattaataaaaatagctcaAACTACACGAGTAACGATTGCGCCGATTCCTGCAGTGGCCATAAGTGGACCATCAAGACTTTGTGGTCGTATTTGGAGAAGAAAGGCGTCAATACTCGAAAAATTTGGACCTCCATCAAGGACATTATGATCAAAACAATCATCTCGACGGAGTCATCGATAAACTCATTGACGAAAATAAATACCTCGAATCGTTATAACTGTTTTGAGCTATTTGGCGTGGACATTTTGCTGGATGAGACTTACAAGCCTTGGTTGCTAGAGTTCAATATATCACCGTCCTTGCAATCTTCGTCGGCGCTGGACATCGCAGTAAAGGGCCCgatgattaaaaatgtattcaatATTATCGGCTATCGACTGCCAGGTAGTCTCCCAAAAcgcgaaattaaaaaattgagatcgTTGTATGACTATGAGGATCTCGTTTGCCAGCTCCCGGTACTTGACAAGTTGGTACTGTCGAATGAAGAAAAACAAAAGCAGAATTTGTACATCAATTTGGACAGAGAGGATTACTTGGATGACATACTTGAAGATTTGACACCGGATGACCTCAGGTGTTTGATACATCATGAAGACGAAATTAGCCAGACTGATAAGTTCGAAAGAATATTCCCGGCAAAACATTCGTCTCATTACTTAGATTTATTCGATGTGCCGAGGTATTATAATATGTTAATTGACGCTTGGGAAAACAAGTACGAAGACGATCGAGATGAGGGAATTACTTTGCTCAAAAAACTTTGCCGGGAGATGATGCACCTTGAAAGTGAAGcaatttgaagtttttttttttaatgagataGCTATTTGTagtcattcaaaatttttttaattatttttttcaactgaggagctgattttcaaaagggtatcttttcatattttaaaagaccagttttctgaacttataaatattaattacttcgagaataattaagatttataaatgaaaatcgaattgCAGCTTCATAACCGATAgcactttatagctaaattaaaaaaagttcaaaataaatatttataattgaagataaccAGTTTTTTGTCTggattaatcaaaaatgaaaagatacccttttgaaaatcagctcctCAACTATAATTAtacgaatttaattatttatactaatTCATCAcatgaaaaatttctaaaaattttttgtattgaaaatTGAATGGCTATAGATAGTTcttataaaatgaatttgataaaaaatcgaTCACTGATAATAACTGATGTATTTTTTCGTATAAGGAACTTTTGTGATTCATGTAAGACTTTGTACAAATTTTCACGTCATTTCTATTAGTGTTCATTatgactattattattaattaatataatgacAAAGCCCCTTATTTCGggttttagaaataaatacaaacaagCAAAAGCTCGTGcctttttagaaataaattttaaattgtaattaaattacttccttgattattagtaaaatacgaaatatcatttattattactgttaatgaataataaattttaataagaacagtaattaataaaaattgataataacaattttagataaatcatttattgtaATATTGATACGTCaaaatttagttctaattattgtataatttaaacttgtttgatttttaaactattgacaACTTTCTGTCGCTAATTcttgtcaaaattttatttattcccaCTAGTACattaacttaataaataaataaattaacttttgatagaagaattttaaaataaaaaattttgaatattagataaataaattaattttgatgagAAAAAAAGTGCGATAGAAAATTgtcgattaattataattaagataattatcttaattattattaaaatgttaaaataagtaaaaagtataagttaaaaattgaattgtaaaACAAGTACATATTTtggtacttaaaaaaatactctttgataaataaataattaaaaatgcatatAAAACTTTCTAATCCTTTAATCCTCGAATTAATAGCCttccgaaataaaaataaaccagTAGTTACAGctataaattcaaaaacagATCTACTGAGACAAGAACATatggttttaataaaaaaaagtgttaaaaaaattttaataaacacaacCGCTAATTTTTTACGGTAACCGagaagttgaaaaaataattaacggCATAAAGCGATTTCTCCGAAACTGTTgctcaataaatatattaataatcgGTTCTACATATGATTTGCGCTATCAATAATGATAGTACGTATacctataataataattatatcattGTTATGAtaacataatttaatatttatttaatattaaatagtcATATAGGTTATTAAGTGATAAAAAAGGAGTAGACAGAAGAGTAAGTGACTTCTAAACATATGTAACAGTTGTGTTCATATCACCACAGACGCTGTTATGTAtgatatgaaatatatgtatTGAAGTATTAAAAAGCACTGTACACTgtattgtatataataatCAACAAGGTTTCACGGTCATAAACCAACTGGGGTTAATAAATGTGTACTGACAATTTGATGTCTCTATCGTGAATAAGCATCACCAGACGCTGGCAATAAAGGGTTAACCCAATATATGATTtcgttaatattaataatgagcgctactgattttttcaCTTCCGTCGGCTTagatttgatttaattaataattaattctatttttgttgcataaaattaataccgaaacatgaaaaacatttttttaaattataaattttgaacagaAAAATCGACAAATTtaaacgaattaaaattctgagaatgacgaatttttatttttattattcttactaaaaaaataaaagtaataatatgggataagataatttaaaatgtaaaaggAAGTAAAAAAGTTTGACGTGCAGTTAAGGATAATTTCTTAGGATAAAATAAAGTGCAGATTACAGATGGATAAGTGGCGTAACTTGAGCCTGAGAAGAGAGTGAGTAATAAgcaataacaatgataataatgttaGTAGTATGTTAGCGAGAAAAGAGTCGAGTCGAGCGTAAGAGCATGAATGAAATTAGTGTTGTCTTATCAAGTAGTAAAGAGCCGTTTGAAGACAATCCTTCCAGTTAAGTCGCACGGTAtacagtaaataaattgatatcgTTATTGTAACAACATAATAGacatattttcttatttaaattgCAGTCTCGTACGTGTGACATACGTGCGCCGATTCTCTTCTACAGTACTCGCTTCTTTGTGTACATCAATCTAAATATACATACGTGTTCATTCACGTTTAAAGTTTATGATATATACAACACCACCGACTTGCGCTACATTACATTACAACCTCTTAAATTCTAAGAGTCAACAGTCAAGAGATTATTATCCTTATTACCTATATAGCATTCTAAACTACTCATATCACATCATATCATGAAactctacacagaaaaaaaggtctacttgagccaagaaaatatttttcttcctaattattttcttgagcgaacaaaaaatttttttttgatccaagaaatttcacttattccaacaaaattaattctcttgctttaagaaatacgtatcttgatccaagaaaatttatttaagtcaagaaaatcttcttgttttgagaaaattcagcctcttgc
This genomic interval from Cotesia glomerata isolate CgM1 linkage group LG1, MPM_Cglom_v2.3, whole genome shotgun sequence contains the following:
- the LOC123275252 gene encoding tubulin polyglutamylase TTLL4-like produces the protein MDVISRSYNHHVLVNSNNNSNSTSNSTSNDNSESNNLDELDLEEEIDLDPDFDDEDTQDETPDRSESIPTITDSESTEDIRKFPLRRSLFPFVPPYIIFNAFDSPGHELPSSLVKHLKWKLSCITPILVKKTVMNSGFRLLKNTDDWVAIWGKQMKSNCFKSLKDHQKFNHFPGTFQLGRKDRLWRNLSRFMSKYGKKEFNFVPRTYVLPQDLRNFRQVWEKSGGKEKWIIKPPASARGTGIRVVHRWSQIPKKRPLIVQQYLSKPLLIDGAKFDLRLYVLISSLNPLRIYIYPDGLVRFASVKYSDDINYLSDRLMHLTNYSINKNSSNYTSNDCADSCSGHKWTIKTLWSYLEKKGVNTRKIWTSIKDIMIKTIISTESSINSLTKINTSNRYNCFELFGVDILLDETYKPWLLEFNISPSLQSSSALDIAVKGPMIKNVFNIIGYRLPGSLPKREIKKLRSLYDYEDLVCQLPVLDKLVLSNEEKQKQNLYINLDREDYLDDILEDLTPDDLRCLIHHEDEISQTDKFERIFPAKHSSHYLDLFDVPRYYNMLIDAWENKYEDDRDEGITLLKKLCREMMHLESEAI